A segment of the Lelliottia amnigena genome:
TGATTTCATCCATTTCTCCAGGACCAGGGCCTCTCACCCCAGCGTTAAACGTAAATGAGAAGCGTACTATAGAACGTTGCGGAGGAAATCTATAGACAGACTCCCCCTATTATCGTCTCTTTTGAGACTATTTTTGTTTAAATTAGTTTCGTGCCAAAGGGATGGATACTGCACATTGGGACAAACTCGGGTAAAATTTGTCTTTGCTAACGCCCGGTGGCGCAGAACACACAACGAGGTCAATCATGCAAGATACATCTATGGAAGTGCGGCTGGCCGAGCTGGAAAGCCGTCTCGCTTTTCAGGAAGTAACTATCGACGAACTCAACCAGACCGTGACAGCTCATGAACTGGAAATGGCGAAACTTCGCGATCTGCTGCGTTTACTGACAGAGAAAGTGAAAGCGACACAATCGTCACATATGGCTTCACCGTCCGAAGAGACCCCACCGCCGCATTATTGAGGCTAACAACGCTGAGGCGTAAAAAAAGCGGGAATATTTCCCGCTTTTTTGTGCGTGCGATACAGCGAATACCGAAGTATTAGTGGCAGCCGCAACCGCCGTTACCGCCACAACCGCCTTTACCGTGCTCATGACCATGGTCATGATCGTGGCCGTGACCACCGCAGCAACCGTCATGGTCGTGATCGTGGTCGTGACCGTTCGCACCGTGAACGTGGCCATGAGCCAGTTCTTCTTCGGTTGCTTCACGGATCGCAATCACTTCAACGTTGAATTTCAGGTTCTGGCCAGCCAGCATGTGGTTACCGTCAACCACAACGTGCTCGTCTTCAACTTCGGTGATTTCAACCGGTACTGGACCCTGGTCAGTTTCAGCCAGGAAACGCATGCCAACCTGCAGCTCGTCAACGCCCATGAACACGTCTTTAGGAACGCGCTGAACCAGGTTGTCATCATACTGACCGTAAGCGTCGTTCGCGCCTACAGCAACGTCAAATTTATCGCCAACATCGTGGCCTTCCAGCGCGTTTTCCAGGCCGGAAATCAGGGAGCCGTGACCATGCAGGTAGTCCAGCGGCGCACTCACCGGAGACTCATCAACCAACACACCGTCTTCTGTACGTACCTGATAGGCCAGGCTGACCACCAGGTCTTTTGCTACTTTCATGATATCTCCTGAGCGTGGGAAAATTGCTGGCGCAGATTGTAGCGGAAATCTGCACCCGTGTACCCTTTAGCTTAAAAAAACTGAGGGCATATCGCTAGTCCGGATGAAAAATACCGATCACCTGCTCTTCTTTGCGAACATGCTCGCGCGCTTCTTTATCCGCCTCTCGCATCTGATGACCGCACTTAACACACTCAACAATATCAATATTATTTTCACGCCACATCGCCAGCGAATCTTGCGCCTGGCAGGACGGGCATTTTGCACCTGCAATAAAACGTTTACGAATTGCCATACTTTTGCCCCTATTCAAATTCATCCCAGCCGTCAAACTGCCGTCGCTCTTGCTGCATCTCCCGCTGGAAAATCTCTTCAAGCTCGCGCCGCGCTTCCCGTACGCGAGATATCTGCGCCGTGTCCGAATGCACGGGCATTAACTCCCGGAGCATACGCATATCGAGACGCCGAAAATGCATTTGTGCCCGTTGCGCCTGATGCGGATGCATACCCAGCGAAACCAGCGCTTTGCGCCCTAATTCAAGGGCACTGGAAAACGTCTCGCGTGAAAAATTGGTCACGCCCGCCTGCAACAATTCATGTGCCTCAACGCGTCCCCGCGCTCGCGCCAGAATATGCAGATGCGGGAAATGTTGCTGGCACAGTTCCACCAGCTTCATCGTATCTTCCGGCTCGTTACAGGTGATGATGATAGATTCCGCAGCCTCCGCGCCCGCAGAACGCAGCAACTCAAGCTGCGTGGCATCACCGTAATACACTTTATAGCCATATTTGCGCATCAGATTCACCGCGCTGATATCACGCTCAAGCACCGTAATACGCATCTTGTTCGCCATCAGCAGACGGCCAATGACCTGCCCAAAACGGCCAAAGCCCACCACGATCACCTGCGGTTTATCGTCTTCGACCCACGGCGCTTCGTCCTCGTCGTCAGGTTGATTGAAGCGGCGCGAAAGCAATTTATCGATAAGCTTCATCAGCAACGGCGTGGTCATCATCGACAGCGTCACCGTCACCAGCAGCAGCGCCATTTGATCATCCTGGAATAAACGCTGGGACGCTGCTGTGGAGAAGAGCACAAAAGCAAACTCGCCACCCTGGCTCAACACACCGGCAAACTGCATTCGCTCTGAACTGCGCAGGCCGTAGATCCGCGCCAGCGTGTAAAGCACACCTGTTTTCACAGCCACCAGCACCGCAACGCTGACCGCCACCCACAGCAGATGGGTATAAAGCACACCCAGATTCAGCGCCATACCCACGGAGATAAAGAACAACCCGAGCAGCAACCCTTTGAAAGGGTCAATCGCAATCTCCAGCTCGTGGCGGTACTCACTTTCGGCCAGCAGAATCCCGGCGATAAAGGTCCCAAGCGCCATCGACAGCCCCAGCGCATCCATAAACAACGCCGAACCTAACACCAGCAGCAGCGTCGCCGCGGTAAACACTTCGCGCACACCGGAGGCCGCAATAAAGCGGAATACCGGGCGCAGCAGATAGCGACCGCCAATTAGCATTCCCACAAAAGCCAGCACCTTCATGCCAACTTTCATCCAGTCAAAATGATCGTCACCCGAACCGGCGAGCAACGGCACCAGGGCTAATGCCGGGATAACCGCGAGATCCTGGAACAGCAGCACCGAGAAACCCAGTTGTCCTGATTCGTTGCGATTCATCCCTTTATCGCGCATCAGCTGCAACGCCATTGCCGTCGACGACATGGCAAGGCCAATCCCACCAATCACCGCCGCCTGCCATTTGAACTGCGTCAGCATCAGCAATCCACCGAGGATGACCGCGCTAAACAACACCTGCGCCGCACCCACGCCGAAAATCGATCGCCGCAATTGCCACAGCTTAGCGGGATTCAGCTCCAGCCCGATAATGAACATCAGGAAGACCACGCCAAGCTCCGAGAAGTGCAGGATCTCGTCTACATCGCTAATAAATCCAAGGCCCCACGGCCCGATAGCGATGCCCGCCAGCAAATACCCCAGCACCGCGCCGATGCCAAGCCGCGCGGCCAACGGCACCGCCACCACGGCGGCAAACAAAAACAGCACTCCGGCTAATAAAAGATCGGTACCTTCCATCAGTGACCTCCCGTCGGAATCGGGGAGGCCAGCCATTCACCGTAAGCTTTGGCGTGACTTGCCAGCGCCTGAGGTTGTTGGCGGCGCGCCCAGTAAACAATCATCGGGCTCATCCAGTGCATACGACACATCGCCGCCGTCAGTTCAAAAGGGCGCAAAATATCGCTCATGGGGTAGCGGTTCAGGCTGTCGTGGCGGTAAGCACTTTCTGGTTCACCGGTCGTAATGACACTCCGCCAGTACTTTCCCGCCAGTTGGTTCCCCCCAGGCCCGCTGGAAAACCCGCGGCTCAGCACCCGGTCCAGCCACTCTTTCAGCAACGCGGGGCAACTGTAGGTGTAAAGCGGATGCTGGAACACAATCACGTCATGCTGACGCAACAGCTCCTGCTCGCGAGGAATATCAATAAAAAAATCAGGATAGTGCGCGTAAAGGTCGTGCACCGTCACATTGCTCAGCTGTTGAGCCGGTTTAAGCAAAACCCGGTTTGCGACCGAGTCCTGGGATTCCGGATGGGCATACAACAGCAGCACTTTTGCTGTCTGAGACATCATTCCCCTCCCGGGTCGTCATCATTGCCATTTTCGGCTACCATGGCACACCCGCGCCATGCGCGGCATTATTCAGTCTGGCCCCTCACGCCTCATTGTTGAAAAAACAGCCTGGCGGGACAGATTTTTAACCTGATTATAATGACAACCTAACATAGTCGGAATACACGGCGCTCTATGATTGTTTTCTCCTCCTTACAAATTCGTCGCGGCGTACGCGTCCTGCTGGACAACGCTACTGCCACCATTAATCCTGGCCAAAAAGTCGGCCTGGTGGGCAAAAACGGCTGCGGCAAATCCACTCTGCTTTCGCTTCTGAAAAACGAAATGAGCGCCGATGCGGGCAGCTTTACCTATCCGGGCAACTGGCAACTGGCCTGGGTCAACCAGGAAACGCCTGCCCTGAGCGTACCGGCGCTTGAATACGTGATTGACGGCGACCGCGAATACCGCAAGCTGGAAGCCGAGCTGAACGCCGCCAACGAGCGTAACGACGGCCACGCCATCGCCACCGTTCACGGCAAGCTGGACGCCATCGACGCGTGGACTATTCGCTCTCGCGCCTCCAGCCTGCTACACGGCTTGGGCTTTAGCAACGAACAGCTCGAACGCCCCGTGAGTGACTTCTCCGGTGGCTGGCGTATGCGCCTGAACCTGGCGCAGGCGCTGGTGTGTCGTTCCGATTTGCTGCTGCTCGATGAACCAACGAACCACCTCGATCTCGATGCCGTTATCTGGCTGGAAAAATGGCTGAAAAGCTATCAGGGCACGCTGATTCTGATCTCCCATGACCGTGATTTTCTTGATCCGGTGGTGGATAAAATCATTCACATCGAACAAGAGTCGATGTTCGAATACACCGGCAACTACAGCTCTTTCGAGCGCCAGCGCGCCACGCGCCTGTCGCAGCAACAGTCGATGTACGAAAGCCAGCAGCAGCGCGTCGCGCATCTGCAAAGCTTTGTTGACCGTTTCAAAGCCAAAGCCTCCAAAGCCAAGCAGGCGCAGAGCCGCATTAAAATGCTGGAACGCATGGAGATGATCGCGCCTGCGCACGTCGACAACCCGTTCCACTTCAGCTTCCGCGCGCCTGAGAGCCTGCCCAATCCACTGTTAAAAATGGAAAAGGTCAGCGCGGGCTATGGCGATCGCATTATTCTGGATTCCATCAAGCTCAACCTGGTGCCGGGTTCTCGTATCGGTCTGCTCGGGCGTAACGGTGCCGGTAAGTCCACGTTGATTAAACTGCTGGCGGGCGAGCTTAATCCGGTCAGCGGTGATATCGGTCTGGCGAAGGGCATTAAGCTTGGCTACTTCGCGCAGCATCAGCTGGAGTTTTTACGCGCTGACGAATCCCCCATTCAGCATATGGCGCGCCTTGCTCCACAGGAAATGGAACAGAAGCTGCGTGATTATCTCGGCGGTTTTGGCTTCCAGGGCGATAAAGTCACCGAAATCACCGAGCGCTTCTCCGGCGGCGAAAAAGCCCGTCTGGTGCTGGCGCTGATCGTCTGGCAGCGTCCAAATCTGCTGCTGCTCGATGAACCTACCAACCACCTGGATCTTGACATGCGTCAGGCACTGACCGAAGCGCTCATCGAGTTTGAAGGCGCGCTGGTCGTCGTCTCGCACGATCGCCACCTGATCCGCTCCACCACTGACGATCTGTACCTGGTTCACGACGGTAAAGTTGAGCCATTCGATGGCGATCTGGAAGATTATCAGCAGTGGCTGACCGATGTGCAGAAGCAAGAAAATCAGCCCTCTGACGATGCGAAAGACAACGCCAACAGCGCCCAGTCGCGCAAAGATCAAAAGCGTCGCGAAGCAGAGCTGCGCACCCAAACGCAGCCGTTGCGTAAAGAGATCGCCCGTCTGGAAAAAGAGCTGGAAAAGCTTCACGCAACACTGGCTACCGTCGAAGAAAAACTGGGTGACAGCGGGTTGTACGATCAAAGCCGCAAAGCCGAGCTGACCGAGTGTTTGCAAATTCAGGCAAAAACCAAATCGGGTCTTGAGGATTGCGAAATGGCGTGGCTGGATGCACAGGAACAGCTGGAAGCAATGCTGCAAAGCGACTAACGCAACCGGAGGGTTATGAGTATCGACATCACCAGCGAAATCACTTTTCGCAAGCTAAGCATATTCATGACCTTTATGGAAAAGGGCAACATCGCACGCACCGCAGAAGCGCTTGGTCTTAGCGGGGTGAGCGTTCATCGCGCGCTGCACACGCTGGAAGAGAACGTGCGCTGCCCGCTGTTCACCCATAAGGGCCGTAATCTGATTGCGCTGCCCTCCGCGTGGACGCTGCTGGAATATTGCCAGGAAGTGATGCAGGTGATGGATCGCGGGCTGGACGAAGCGCGTAAAATCGCCGGTATCGGCCAGGGCCGTTTGCGCGTGGGCACGCTCTATTCGCTGACAATGGAAACCGTGCCGCGCCTGATTATGGGCATGAAGCTGCGCCGTCCGGATCTGGAAATGGATCTGACGATGGGTTCTAACGAAATGCTGCTGCATTTGCTGGATGAAGGCGCGCTGGACGCGATTCTGATCTCCATCTCCGAAAGCGATATCGATCGCAACAGCCTCGAAGTCTTGCCCCTGTTCCACGACGACATCTTCCTGGCCGCACCCGCGACAGCAAAACTGATCGGCAACGGCCTGGCCGACTTGCGCGACTATAAAGATCAGAAGTTTGTCTCGCTGGCGGAAGGCTTTGCAACTTACGCCGGCTTTCAGGAGGCGTTCCACATCGCCGGTTTTGAGCCGGAGATCGTGACGCGCGTTAACGACATTTTCTCGATGTTAAGTCTGGTGCAGGCGGGTGTCGGCTTTACGCTGATGCCGGGCAGAATGAAAAAGGTGTACGAGAATTCCGTGCAACTGCTCAAGCTGGCGCAGCCGTATCAAATGCAGCAGCTCATCGCCATTGTCTTCGCGCGCAACCGCGAGCAAGACCCCAGCCTGCGCGCGCTGGCCGCAGAGGGCCGAATGTACGCCCGCAGCCGGGAGCAAAACGCTACGCGCTAAGGCGTTGCGCCAGATGCACCGCCACATCAATGCCGCTGCGTTCCAGCGAAATCGATTCGCCTTCCCACGCAGCCTGTCGCGTAAGACAGGTCAACACGCCACCCGGCGGCATCTCAATCGCCAGTCGTGCCTCGCGTTCGTTGGCGGAAATCACCGCTTCCTGCCAGCGCACCGTCCGCGCCATGTTCATCGCCAGATCGTCGGCAATCTTTTCAGGCGTCCACAGCACGCGTCCGGTGCTGCCGCTGAGATACGCGCAGCGCGGGCGAGAGAGCCTTACGTTTTCAAATGCCGCTACCAGCTTTTGCGCAGGCGGAGCCAACAGTTCACAATGTGATGGCACGCTGACGGCCAGCCGGTGCGCTTTGCTCGCCCCTTTCTCCAGCGCGCGTTTCGCAACCTCCGCCATGGCGTCGTCAGAACCCGCAATCACAATCTGCGTTTCAGCATTCAGGTTAGCGATATAGGTTCCGCTCCCCTCAATAAGCTTTTCAACCTGCGGTAGCGTCAGCCCCATAATCGCCGTCAGGCCATAGCCGTGCGGATACGCCTTTTCCATTAGATCGCCGCGCAGCGCCACCAGCCTAAGCGCATCGGTAAACTCCAGCGCGCCGGCAATCACCACTGCCGGATACGCGCCGATGGACAAACCGCTCACGATATCGGGCGAAACGCCGCGACGCTGTACTTCACGCGCCCACGCCACGCCTGCGATAAGCAGCGCGAGCTGAACCGCGCGGGTGTGCTGCAAGGCGTCGGGTGAATCCAGTGAATCCACTTCTGCGCCCAGCACCTCTCGCGCCAGCGCCATTTCCGTTCCCGGCAGCGCTTTCAGCATGCCAGGATACTGCGTCCCCTGTCCCGGAAAGGTAAACAGAATTTTCATCATTCCTCCCTGTGCCATGGATCGGTCATCAGGCGCGGCCCATGACGTGTTTTCAGCAGCGCTTTACCGTCGCGCAGCCATTCGTTCAGCGCGAAGCCGCCAAGCGGCGTTTCCACCTGCGTATCGGCGCGACAAAGGGCACTGCTGAGCTGAGACTGCCAGCGTTCGAAAGCCGCCGGTGGCAAGGGCTGCGGCGCACGGATCAGCAGATCGAGATCGCTGTCGGCGTGGATAACCGGAATGCCGGTCGCCAGCGCGTAGCCCGTACTGCCGGTGATGCCCCACGTCCACGGCCACGACTGCTGCGCCAGTTGCAGCGCTACCTGAACCGGCGGCTGGGTAATAAAAGGTGAGCGCAGCAGATCGTTGAGCACGCAAAGATCGTCGGGAGAAACCACGCGCGCAATACGCTGAGCGTTCACCCATCCCGCCGCGCGCTGGTCGCGCTTCAGCCCACGTACGCCGACGGGAATTCGTCCTGCATCATCAACATCACGCCGCACCACCACAGGCAAACCGGTATGCCACACGCTATCCACCCAGGATTCGGTGATACCTTCCAGCGCGTCACGCGCGGTAAGCCAGATAAGATCGTGCGGGCGTAATGTTGCGGTCATGATTACATTCCTGAAGTCAGTGAGATAAACAGCGGCAGCGACAGGATACACAGGACCGAGCTTAACAGCAGCACCGCTTCTGCATCAGGAGACTGCACGCCAAAGCGGTTGCCGAAGACCACGCCAAAGAAACCGGCGGACAGGGCAATCATCAGAATCGCAGTAATAGCCACGGAACCGTGCAGACCGAAAATCAGCACGATACCCCAGGCAATTGCAGGCTGAATCAGCAGCTTGGTGATAGTGGCGCTAATCACCATGGTGTTGATCTGCAGCTTACGGGCAGACAAGATCACGCCCGTCAGGAACAGCGCGGCGGCCGTTGCGGCCAGACCCAGCGGTTTAATCGCGGCCAGCACCAGCTCCGGCATTTTGATGCCAATCGCAGACAAAATCACACCCAGCAGCGGCCCCATCACAATCGGTTTTTTAATTGAACGCCACATCAGCACGGGCAGCATCGACAGCGTTGAACCGGTGTTCGCGCCTTCGGCACGCGCTTTTTCACGTTCCAGAATCAGCAGGCAGAACGGCGTCATCAGTACGGAACCGCAGGCGATAGAGACCGCCACGGAGAGCGACGTCGCAGACCCTTCGCCCAGCACGCTGCCCAGAATCGGTAAACCCAATGCGGCGTAGTTCGGCAACGCAACCGTCAGCGTGAGCACCGCGGCATCCTGCGGGGATTTTTTGAAGACGCCGGTGGCGAGGAAATAGATGCCCGCGTAGGTCACCCACATCGCCAGCGTCAGCACCACAATTAGCGGCGACTGGGCCACAATGCCGGCCCACGGCGTTTGTACCGTCGCACTGAACAGCGCGGCGGGCAGCGCAAAATCCATGACGAAAATATTGAGCAGGGAAACATTTTTGTTATCGACCATCTTTGCCTTACCGGCCCAGAATCCCAGCAACATGATGATGAAAATCGGTGCAAGAGCATGAACAATTACGTAAGTCATAAATCACCTGTAGTAAAAAAGTTTTAGCACTGGCGCGATGATTATTATTTTCAGAATGCACGCTCCCGCACGGGCGCAATCGCTACGCCCGCGGGGAAATGCCTCTGGCAGGTCTCTTTTTTCTACTTACCAGCTTGCTCGCATGCGCTCACGAACAAGAGCAGAGCTGCGGCGATTGTCAGCACCCAAACGGCTTTTTAGCGTGGTGTCCTGACGTGCGTCGTTGATGGCCTGTTGCAGGGTGGATTTCACCAGCGCCACATCGCTTTCCGATGGCGCATCCGGGTTGCTGATATCCAGCAAGTTTTCAAGCAGCCCCAGCGTGGCGTAATTGCTGATGTCGTATGCCATTGGCGGAATGGTGGCCGCCAGTTTTTCCAGCGCCTCGACGGTGCGCAGAGTGATCCGCGCGGCGGACTCTTTGCCCATCGCATGGATCAGCACGCCTTTGTCGTTGAAAGCAATCAGACGGTTAGCCTGATAGCCGTGCGCCAGAAACGCGCCCGACATCGCTTTGCCGACGATCAATCCAATGACCGGGTGACCGGCCAGACGCGCGTTGGCATAGGCCGCAGCCGCACCGGCCAGCGCCTGGTGGATCCCAAACGCCTCTTCGCGACGGCCATACGCCTGGCTTGGCACATCAATCACCGCCACAATCGGGCGCTTCACATCGTTATCCGCATCGGCGGCAACGGTTTCGCTGACCACTTTCGCCAACGTCCAGCCTTCCATCAGACCCACTTCACCCAGCGCAGCACGCGGGAAATGGTTATGGACATCCGGCACCACGGAAATAAAACGTACCGCTTCGCCGTTGATGTCAGCGTCTGCCGCCTGCACGGACGGGCACAGGCCTGACAGACGTTTGGCATGAGGCGCGAGCGTTTGCAGCCATAATTCGCCGCGGCTGATTGTATTAGTCATCATTTCACCTCCCGGGCAAAAAGCGCATGGATCTGTTCGGTATCCGCCTGTTTGCGGGTGTCAAAATTCGACAGACGCGCGAGATAGTCGTCGTAGTTATCGGTGCGATGTTTCGCCGGAACGCCTTTCGCAAGCGCGTCGTTCATCGCCTGTTTCACCGCGTTCACCCCGTCGCCCACCAGCGCATCCACCAGACCACTCTGGTAGCGAATTTCGCCGCCGGTCATGCTCCAGATAAACGGACGATCGCGGGAGTCGTACTCTTCAATCCCGGCTTCCTGCTCAATAACCTGCGGGCCATTCAGGCCGAGACGCGCTTCCCGGGTCACGATCAGATAGCTGCACAGCGCCGCCGCGATAGACATCCCGCCGAAGCAGCCGACGGTTCCCGCGACAATGCCGACAACCGGCGTGTAGCGACGTAAATCGACAATGGCCGCGTGGATATCGGCAATCGCCGCCAGGCCAAGGTTGGCTTCCTGTAAACGCACGCCGCCGGTTTCAAGGCTTAATACTGCCTGCGTCGGAATGCCGTTGCGGTTATCTTCCGCCGCCAGCTCCAGCGCTGCCGCCATTTTGGCACCGGACACTTCGCCCATGCTGCCGCCCTGGAATGCGCCTTCAATCGCCACAACCACTGCTGGTTTGCCGTTAATGGTGCCTTTCGCAACCACCATGCCGTCATCCGCCTGCGGGACTATGCCCTGCGCGGCCAGCCACGGAGAGGTGATGCCTTCAAACGGGTCCAGCAGTTCGCGGTAGCTGCCGTCGTCCAGCAGCGCATGCGCGCGCTGACGCGCTTTTAATTCGATAAAACTGCGATCGTCACGCATAGCTCACCTCTTCAAAAACCTGTTCGATACGGATGCGCGCCACGCCGGGTGTGGCGCCAAAATCGTGGATCGTCAGCGTCCCGGCAGGCAGGCTGCTCACAGTTTGCAGACGGTTGAACAGCGCCTCCCAGCGGCTGCGGCTGTTATCGACAGATGTGGTGATTTCGATGGTTAACGTCTGGCTCTGGTCGGCGGTGAACAACACCTCCATATCCCCGGAGCCGACAACTCCTGCCAGCGCCCTGCCGCTCACTACGCGGCTGGCCGGCACGGTCAATGTAATTTTTTCCATAACATCCTCTTAATGCTGTGAATTAGGCGTTTCGACGCGATCAAGAAACAGCGTGGCGGCAAGCAGATCGGCCGCGCCCCCGGGCGACGCGTTGAGCGCCAGCATGTGGCGATCTAACGCAGCCAGCGCGCGCTGTCCGTCAAGCTGAGCCGTTCCGCCCGCGCTCAGCACCGCACGGGCACCGTCCTGCATGGCGTCCAGCCCTTCCATTCCGGCACGAGACAACACGCAGGTGTCGGTGAGGGTGGTCATGATCGCCATCAGCGCATCAAGCCGGCTGTGCGTTTCACTGCTGCCGTTGAGTCGGCTGAGCCGAAGCTGCGGCAATGCCCGCTGGATAATGTGCGGAAACGCCTGCTGCGCCTCTTCGCGCGCGCCCGGTACACGGTAACGGTGCGTGACGCGAAGCCCTTTGCTGAAGACTTTCGGTGCGGCGTCGTCAGGCAATTTCGCCAGCTCCGCGGCGGTTGCTGCGACGGTCTGCGGTTGGGTATCGCCGCCAAGCATGGCGACCGCGCTGACCAGCAA
Coding sequences within it:
- the mdcC gene encoding malonate decarboxylase delta subunit, with amino-acid sequence MEKITLTVPASRVVSGRALAGVVGSGDMEVLFTADQSQTLTIEITTSVDNSRSRWEALFNRLQTVSSLPAGTLTIHDFGATPGVARIRIEQVFEEVSYA
- the accD_2 gene encoding malonate decarboxylase subunit beta, with the protein product MRDDRSFIELKARQRAHALLDDGSYRELLDPFEGITSPWLAAQGIVPQADDGMVVAKGTINGKPAVVVAIEGAFQGGSMGEVSGAKMAAALELAAEDNRNGIPTQAVLSLETGGVRLQEANLGLAAIADIHAAIVDLRRYTPVVGIVAGTVGCFGGMSIAAALCSYLIVTREARLGLNGPQVIEQEAGIEEYDSRDRPFIWSMTGGEIRYQSGLVDALVGDGVNAVKQAMNDALAKGVPAKHRTDNYDDYLARLSNFDTRKQADTEQIHALFAREVK
- the mdcB gene encoding 2-(5''-triphosphoribosyl)-3'-dephosphocoenzyme-A synthase codes for the protein MKLLPQIQVEGGAEWLAQTATQCLIDEARLSPKPGLVDSRGSGAHRDLTLALMERSAQSLTPTFQALALQSWQRPADISLRQTIGRLGREGEQQMMAATNGVNTHRGAIWALGLLVSAVAMLGGDTQPQTVAATAAELAKLPDDAAPKVFSKGLRVTHRYRVPGAREEAQQAFPHIIQRALPQLRLSRLNGSSETHSRLDALMAIMTTLTDTCVLSRAGMEGLDAMQDGARAVLSAGGTAQLDGQRALAALDRHMLALNASPGGAADLLAATLFLDRVETPNSQH